The Primulina huaijiensis isolate GDHJ02 chromosome 17, ASM1229523v2, whole genome shotgun sequence genome window below encodes:
- the LOC140962631 gene encoding agamous-like MADS-box protein AGL80, whose translation MPKKIIKHEKISDEKQRKKVYNNRSQGLLKKVNELSILCGIDAAVVIHKRDENNATLWPSPEIYMDRMQKFLNFSTAERERKMVTHDKFLDQRVVDESRNLFKSQKTNEILEGELVTDELTNGRCSYEQLDIIHLNNMNSLADDMLERIDKIIYNDQFSSEQEQPPPNPISFVMPPPVPNLSSLEDLLSWSDTWFDDLPMTSEQGGVGGFMGFKAMTDDGGPSSSNVMNTTPSLGKEQNK comes from the coding sequence ATGCCGaagaaaataatcaaacacgAGAAGATATCTGATGAGAAACAGAGGAAAAAAGTTTACAACAATCGGTCACAAGGGTTGCTGAAAAAGGTGAACGAGTTGTCAATCCTCTGTGGAATCGACGCAGCGGTCGTGATACACAAAAGAGATGAGAACAATGCAACCTTGTGGCCTTCTCCCGAAATCTATATGGATAGAATGCAGAAATTCTTGAACTTTTCTACTGCTGAAAGGGAGAGGAAAATGGTGACACATGACAAATTTTTGGACCAAAGAGTAGTCGATGAGTCGAGAAATCTGTTCAAGTCTCAGAAGACGAATGAAATATTGGAAGGTGAGTTGGTGACTGATGAATTAACTAATGGCAGGTGTTCATATGAGCAACTTGACATAATTCATCTGAACAACATGAACTCGCTCGCGGATGACATGCTAGAAagaattgataaaataatttacaatGATCAGTTTTCAAGCGAGCAAGAACAACCGCCTCCAAACCCTATCTCATTTGTGATGCCTCCACCAGTCCCGAATCTGTCCTCGCTTGAAGATCTATTGAGCTGGAGTGACACATGGTTTGATGATCTGCCGATGACGTCTGAACAAGGCGGTGTTGGTGGTTTTATGGGATTCAAGGCCATGACTGATGATGGGGGGCCAAGCTCCTCTAATGTCATGAATACAACTCCATCTCTTGGGaaagaacaaaataaataa